From the Robbsia betulipollinis genome, the window TCTCCATCGGTCCAGATGTTAAGGTGCCGGTTGGCTCGAACGGCACGGTCTGGTCACCAGAAGGATGCGCTTGGAAGCAGCTTCGACCCGGGAAAGGTCAATCTCTATGGTTCGATAGCCGGCAATTCCGGGGATCCCGGTACACTATGCGAACATTGCCGTGCACCTTGAGGTTGTCGTACGGCGGGGCGCGGAACCGGCCCGAGAGGCGAGGTGAAAAGCGGCGACCAGTCGTTTGCGAGCGACATGCGGGGATCGGGTGACAGATATCGGAGATAATGTCACCTTTGCCGTGCTCCCCGGCGGCTGACAGTTGGCGCTTAACGAGGTTGACAGGTATGGCGAGCGGTACTCGTGCAGCGAAAGACACCCAGATAGCGTTGTTCCAGGCGGCCGAACCGCCGGAGCCTTTCAAGAAGGCCGTGCAGGCGGTGCATATCGCACCGAAGTCGGGCGCGATCACGCTGCAGCAGGCAAAAATGTTCAACGCGTTGATCAAGAACGCGATCGCCCAGAATACCGAAGATCAGCGCCTTACCTTCGAATATTCGCTGCGGAATCTGATCGACGACGTCGGGCTCAACAGCAATAACCGCAATTACGTCAAAGCGACGATCAATTCCCTGGTGGGTACGGTGGTCAACTGGGATCATCTGATGCCCGATAGCCGCAGTATCTGGAAAGCCTCGGGCCTGCTCTCCGGCGCGGAAATCGACGGCTCGCGCCTTCGCTACAATTTCTCCGATCAGATCCGCGAACTTTTGTTGAATCCGGTGATGTATGCGCTGATCGACATGCGCATCACGCGGCAATTCAAGCGCGGCCACTCGCTCACCTTGTGGGAAAACGTCGTGCGTTACGAGGGGGTCGGTCGAACCGGCCGTATCCCGGTGAAGACGTTCCGCGAATTGTTTCTCGGGCAGGACTCGAACAAGAGTTCCTATCGGGAATACAAGATTTTCAAAAGCCGGATCCTGATTCCCGCGATGCGGGAGGTCAACGAGGTGACCGATCATACCGTGGAGTTGATTGAATACAAGAACGGGCGCTCGGTCGCGGAAGTTCAGTTCACGATCATGCGAAAGCCCGAGGCCAAGACGGAGGAAGAGGTCGATCCGGCGATATTGCAGTCCGTCACCAAGCTCGGCGTATTGCCCTCCGAGGCACGTCGCCTGATGAGCGAATATGGC encodes:
- a CDS encoding replication initiation protein; the protein is MASGTRAAKDTQIALFQAAEPPEPFKKAVQAVHIAPKSGAITLQQAKMFNALIKNAIAQNTEDQRLTFEYSLRNLIDDVGLNSNNRNYVKATINSLVGTVVNWDHLMPDSRSIWKASGLLSGAEIDGSRLRYNFSDQIRELLLNPVMYALIDMRITRQFKRGHSLTLWENVVRYEGVGRTGRIPVKTFRELFLGQDSNKSSYREYKIFKSRILIPAMREVNEVTDHTVELIEYKNGRSVAEVQFTIMRKPEAKTEEEVDPAILQSVTKLGVLPSEARRLMSEYGGERVQQAVAYIKERMSKRNAPPVDNVGAYFRRTLAEGWGATAAATEPKAAMAAAKGPASGLSPVELRERYIAHRIPLAKAYFGELAVEDQTQLIDNYNETATLKQLKISKSKKSTTVAEKSFFTWLGHTTWGEPSDSDLLQFLLNGGSPEAVPAA